From Lolium perenne isolate Kyuss_39 chromosome 5, Kyuss_2.0, whole genome shotgun sequence, a single genomic window includes:
- the LOC127300037 gene encoding protein LURP-one-related 8, translating into MCPLLPGTSRQANMSRIHPSDRRGDHGARRAASAARSGHEQPAVYTVWKRSSMGFQGTDGFSVYDAAGRLAFRVDNYARRPKAFAGELLLMDGRGAPLLSLRPQILSLHDRWNCYRVAPEEGCPDNTDGGSSGPPQQLFSMRKCAALQSTDDAEVYLSSASTATTSGRGCRAQPPPPPGFRVEGCFSRRSCKITGSDGHEAARISRKKSGASSTVSSRPVSLGDDVFSLVVRPGVDAATVMAIVVVMDRICRKPYAPMACSSQYCPIA; encoded by the exons ATGTGCCCGCTGCTCCCTGGTACTAGCAGACAAGCCAACATGAGCAGGATCCACCCTTCCGATCGCCGCGGCGACCATGGTGCCCGGCGTGCCGCGTCGGCGGCGAGATCAGGTCATGAGCAGCCGGCGGTGTACACGGTGTGGAAGAGGTCCAGCATGGGGTTCCAGGGCACCGACGGCTTCTCCGTCTACGACGCCGCCGGGAGGCTCGCCTTCCGCGTCGACAACTACGCCCGCCGCCCCAAGGCCTTCGCCGGCGAGCTTCTGCTCATGGACGGCCGTGGCGCCCCTCTCCTGTCCCTCAGGCCGCAG ATTCTCAGCTTGCACGATCGATGGAACTGCTACAGAGTTGCACCGGAAGAAGGCTGCCCGGACAACACGGACGGGGGCTCATCCGGGCCGCCGCAGCAGCTCTTCTCGATGAGGAAGTGCGCGGCTCTGCAGAGCACCGACGACGCGGAGGTCTACCTGTCATCAGCCTCGACGGCGACGACGTCGGGGCGTGGCTGCCGGGcccagcctcctcctcctccaggcTTCCGTGTGGAGGGCTGCTTCTCCAGGAGGAGCTGCAAGATCACCGGCAGCgacggccacgaggcggcgcggaTATCCAGGAAGAAATCCGGTGCGTCGTCTACGGTGTCGTCCAGGCCGGTCTCGCTCGGCGACGACGTGTTCAGCCTGGTCGTTCGGCCGGGCGTCGACGCCGCGACGGTCATGGCTATCGTTGTCGTCATGGACCGGATCTGCCGGAAGCCGTACGCGCCGATGGCATGCTCTTCGCAGTACTGTCCAATAGCATAG